One Takifugu rubripes chromosome 19, fTakRub1.2, whole genome shotgun sequence genomic window carries:
- the prph gene encoding peripherin has translation MSNSAYSSTSYRRTFGSPHLISMSSYSPVSSRMSASGGRYMRSASPVVASRSSYQQRSRSSSQAPRLSYEKVDFTLAEAVNQEFLTTRSNEKAELQELNDRFASFIEKVRYLEQQNGMLQQELSQYKGQQQQGQPTRATDLFQEELRELRRQMEAIGKERDQYLLERDNLAEDLVLVKQRMEDEAQKRADAENNLIAFRKDVDDATLARLELERKIESLMDEIEFLKKIHDEEIQDVQVTVQTQQLKMEVDGGSRPDLTGALRDIRAQYETIALKNMQESEEWYKSKFADLTESAKRNNDSLRQAKQEANESRRQIQSLNCEIDALKNTNEALLRQMRDMEDQFANEIGSYQDNVGRLEDEIRHLKEEMARHLREYQDLLNVKMALDIEIATYRKLLEGEESRIAVPMISLGMSNHFGVSDYEQTPSSHSKKTVVIKTVETRDGEVVKETKREKDSDRTDKDDKDDKN, from the exons ATGAGCAACTCAGCGTACTCCTCCACCTCCTACCGCCGCACCTTTGGAAGCCCCCATCTCATCTCCATGTCCTCTTACTCCCCCGTGTCCTCCCGCATGTCTGCTTCCGGAGGACGCTACATGCGTTCGGCATCACCTGTGGTGGCATCACGCTCAAGTTACCAACAGCGTTCCCGCTCCAGCAGCCAGGCTCCCCGCCTCTCCTATGAAAAGGTGGACTTCACTCTGGCTGAGGCCGTCAACCAGGAGTTCTTGACCACCCGCAGCAACGAGAAGGccgagctgcaggagctcaatGACCGCTTCGCCAGCTTCATCGAGAAAGTGCGctacctggagcagcagaacggcatgctgcagcaggagctcagcCAGTAtaaaggtcagcagcagcagggtcagcccACCCGCGCCACGGACCTTtttcaggaggagctgagggagttACGGCGCCAAATGGAAGCCATAGGAAAGGAGAGGGACCAGTACCTGCTCGAGAGGGACAACCTGGCTGAAGATCTGGTCCTGGTCAAGCAGAG GATGGAGGATGAAGCTCAGAAGAGGGCGGATGCCGAAAATAACCTGATTGCCTTCCGCAAG GATGTGGATGATGCCACGTTGGCTCGCCTGGAGCTTGAGCGGAAGATCGAGTCTTTGATGGATGAGATTGAATTCCTCAAGAAGATCCATGATGAA GAAATCCAGGATGTCCAAGTGACTGTCCAGACACAGCAGCTAAAGATGGAGGTGGACGGTGGATCCAGACCAGACCTCACTGGTGCTCTGAGGGACATCAGGGCTCAATATGAGACCATCGCCctgaagaacatgcaggaatctgAGGAGTGGTACAAGTCCAAG TTTGCTGACCTGACTGAGTCGGCAAAGCGCAATAATGATTCTCTGAGGCAGGCCAAGCAGGAGGCCAATGAGTCCAGGAGGCAGATTCAGTCTCTCAACTGTGAGATTGATGCCCTGAAGAACACC AACGAAGCTCTGCTGAGGCAGATGCGTGACATGGAGGACCAGTTTGCCAACGAAATTGGCAGCTATCAGGACAACGTTGGCAGGCTGGAGGACGAGATCCgccacctgaaggaggagatggctCGCCACCTTCGGGAGTACCAGGACCTCCTGAATGTCAAAATGGCCCTGGATATTGAGATTGCTACTTACCGTAAACtgctggaaggagaggagagcag GATTGCTGTTCCAATGATCAGCCTTGGAATGAGTAACCACTTTGGTGTTAGTG ATTATGAACAAACTCCTAGCAGCCACTCGAAGAAGACTGTGGTGATAAAGACAGTAGAGACTAGAGATGGAGAG GTGGTGAAGGAGACCAAGCGGGAGAAGGACTCTGACAGAACCGACAAGGATGACAAAGATGACAAAAACTAA